A portion of the Mytilus galloprovincialis chromosome 12, xbMytGall1.hap1.1, whole genome shotgun sequence genome contains these proteins:
- the LOC143055137 gene encoding DDB1- and CUL4-associated factor 13-like, whose product MKIKVLSRNPDDYLRETKRDIQKVPRNYDPALHPFEAPREYVRALNATKLERVFAKPFLGALDGHRDGVRSLCKHPTALSLLLSGACDGEVKVWSLAKRSCLQTIQAHEGMVQGLCMHQSGRYFFSVGNDKTIKQWSLSECGQIEEEPQSTILGKTIFTSIDHHWSENKYATCGQQLDIWDEDRTEPVRSFTWGVDSLHAVKFNPIETNIVGSCASDRSIILYDMRGAAPLRKVILKLRSNTIAWNPMEAFIFTVANEDYNLYSFDMRKLSMPVTVHMDHVSAVMDVDYSPTGREFASAGYDKVVRIFPADRTHSREIYHTKRMQRVETVRWSLDNKYILSGSDEMNIRIWKAQASEKLGVLKPREKTAFNYNSKLKEKFAFHPEVKRISRHRHVPKMIYNQQKEMRIIRQSQKRKEANRRKHSKPGAVPFVPERKKSIIKEVE is encoded by the exons TACCTAGGAATTATGATCCTGCCCTCCATCCATTTGAAGCACCAAGAGAATATGTACGAGCTTTGAATGCTACAAAACTAGAGCGTGTGTTTGCCAAACCCTTCCTTGGAGCATTAGATGGACACAGAGATGGGGTTAGAAGTCTGTGTAAACATCCAACTGCACTCAGTCTGCTTCTCTCCGGAGCTTGTGATGGAGAG GTTAAAGTATGGAGTCTAGCCAAGAGGAGCTGTTTACAGACAATCCAGGCACATGAGGGAATGGTACAGGGTTTATGTATGCACCAATCTGGAAGATATTTTTTCAGT GTTGGAAATGACAAGACAATTAAACAATGGAGTTTATCAGAGTGTGGTCAAATAGAAGAGGAACCTCAAAGTACTATTTTAGGAAAG ACAATATTCACATCTATTGACCATCATTGGTCCGAGAACAAGTATGCTACGTGTGGCCAACAGTTAGATATCTGGGATGAAGATAGAACAGAACCGGTCAGATCCTTTACATGGGGTGTAGACAGTCTACATGCTGTCAAATTTAATCCTATCGAG accaATATAGTAGGTAGTTGTGCTTCAGACAGAAGTATTATATTGTATGACATGAGAGGGGCAGCTCCTTTGAGAAAA GTAATTTTAAAACTGAGATCTAACACAATAGCCTGGAATCCTATGGAAGCTTTTATATTTACTGTTGCCAATGAAGATTATAA TTTATATTCCTTTGATATGAGGAAGTTATCGATGCCAGTCACTGTTCACATGGACCATGTTTCTGCTG TGATGGATGTTGATTATTCACCAACAGGAAGAGAATTTGCTTCAGCTGGTTATGATAAAGTTGTCAGAATATTTCCCGCTGACAGAACCCACAGCAG AGAAATATATCATACAAAGCGTATGCAGCGTGTTGAAACTGTACGATGGTCTTTAGACAACAAATATATTCTTTCTGGTTCTGACGAAATGAATATTAGGATCTGGAAAGCACAAGCTTCAGAGAAACTAGGAGTG ctAAAACCAAGAGAGAAAACAGCATTTAATTACAACTCAAAACTGAAAGAGAAATTTGCATTCCATCCAGAAGTGAAGAGAATCTCTCGCCATAGACATGTACCAAAGATGATCTATAACCAACAGAAGGAAATGAGAATCATCAGACAGTCACAGAAAAGAAA ggAGGCTAATCGCCGTAAGCACAGCAAGCCTGGCGCTGTACCATTTGTACCTGAGAGGAAGAAATCTATTATTAAAGAAGTTGAGTGA